From the Chloroflexus aurantiacus J-10-fl genome, one window contains:
- a CDS encoding HAD family hydrolase produces MRRLLLWDIDGTLLSTDGIAANAMRTALRQLVGPHVRIERTSYAGKTDWQIVRESLPSVDEATIQSRLQEFIALYTAELTAQREALIARSTVFAGVVEALHALSTHAYQAPLTGNVAAAARIKLECTGLLRWLEVEAGAYGDDHFDRLALPPIAAGRARERYRYAFTPADVVIIGDTPRDIACGRAFGARTVAVATGPFSMAELAEYNPDVLLPDLRDTVAVVEAVLGN; encoded by the coding sequence ATGAGACGGTTATTGCTGTGGGATATCGACGGAACCCTGCTTTCGACGGATGGTATTGCCGCGAATGCCATGCGTACCGCATTGCGGCAACTGGTTGGCCCACATGTGCGGATCGAACGCACCTCATACGCCGGTAAAACCGACTGGCAAATTGTCCGCGAGAGTCTCCCTTCGGTGGACGAGGCCACCATTCAATCACGTTTGCAAGAGTTTATTGCCCTGTACACCGCCGAACTCACCGCCCAACGGGAAGCGTTGATTGCACGCTCCACCGTGTTTGCCGGTGTGGTTGAAGCGTTGCATGCTCTTTCGACCCACGCCTATCAGGCGCCACTGACCGGCAACGTCGCTGCGGCAGCCCGGATCAAGCTAGAGTGTACTGGCCTTCTTCGCTGGCTTGAAGTCGAAGCGGGTGCTTATGGCGACGATCACTTCGACCGTCTGGCTCTCCCGCCGATTGCCGCAGGGCGGGCACGTGAGCGGTATCGCTATGCATTTACACCGGCGGACGTGGTGATTATCGGCGACACGCCGCGCGACATTGCCTGTGGCCGGGCATTCGGTGCGCGGACAGTGGCAGTCGCCACCGGCCCGTTCAGCATGGCAGAACTGGCCGAATACAACCCAGACGTACTCCTGCCCGATCTGCGCGACACTGTTGCCGTCGTAGAAGCGGTACTGGGGAATTAA
- a CDS encoding GNAT family N-acetyltransferase, with protein MYATIPPQTGTSASDITIRPARLSDIDAIVALHREAFADTFGAAFGPQGSERGARALAAGWRRQGPAALRGMFVAEYAGQIIGTISLRTRDMVAGSGGFAESAFFEILGWWGALRSIFALSLLDHQIGYGEGFIADVAVTPAWRRRGVARTLLQYAEDEARARSLTYLGLYVRETNQAARTLYERLGFQAMHVRHSLFGRLFFGQSGWLYMRKELS; from the coding sequence ATGTACGCCACGATACCGCCACAAACTGGCACTTCGGCCAGTGATATTACGATTCGTCCGGCACGCCTGAGCGATATTGATGCAATTGTTGCCTTGCATCGAGAAGCATTTGCCGACACCTTTGGCGCAGCATTCGGCCCCCAGGGGAGCGAACGCGGTGCGCGTGCTCTGGCTGCCGGTTGGCGCCGGCAAGGGCCAGCCGCCCTGCGTGGGATGTTCGTGGCTGAGTATGCCGGTCAGATTATTGGCACGATCAGCCTGCGCACCCGCGACATGGTCGCCGGTAGCGGTGGCTTCGCCGAGTCGGCATTCTTCGAGATACTGGGATGGTGGGGAGCACTCCGCTCAATCTTCGCCCTGTCACTGCTCGACCACCAGATCGGCTATGGCGAAGGGTTTATCGCTGATGTCGCCGTAACACCCGCCTGGCGACGGCGCGGCGTGGCCCGCACATTGCTGCAATACGCCGAAGACGAGGCACGCGCACGCTCACTGACCTACCTCGGTCTGTACGTCCGCGAAACGAATCAAGCCGCTCGCACATTGTACGAGCGGCTTGGCTTTCAGGCAATGCATGTTCGCCATTCACTTTTCGGACGACTATTCTTCGGGCAGAGTGGATGGCTGTATATGCGTAAAGAACTCTCGTAA
- a CDS encoding Glu/Leu/Phe/Val family dehydrogenase, which yields MTSHQINPFHVAQRQFDQAAEMLNLPDDIRAILRVPQRELTVNFPVQMDDGTTQVFTGYRVQHNLSRGPVKGGIRYHPSVDIDEVRALAMWMTWKCALVNIPYGGAKGGVIVDPKQLSIGELERLTRRFATEISILLGPEKDIPAPDVGTNAQVMAWIMDTISMHRGYTVPAVITGKPVNVGGSLGRVEATGRGVMLMVREMARKLDWSLEGLRIVVQGFGNVGSTAAYLLHQLGCKIIGVADASGGYYCAHGLDIPAMRAYTDRQSFHLLEGYQAPGVERISGSELLELECDVLIPAALENQITGNNAERIRAKLIVEGANGPTTPDADAILGERGIIIVPDILANAGGVIVSYFEWVQGLQEFFWDEQDINEKLERIIVGAFDQVYAMATQRQIPLRLAAYLLAVQRVADANTTRGVYP from the coding sequence ATGACGTCTCACCAGATTAATCCGTTCCACGTCGCGCAACGACAGTTCGATCAGGCCGCCGAGATGCTGAATCTGCCCGATGATATTCGCGCTATTCTGCGCGTGCCCCAGCGGGAGCTGACGGTCAACTTCCCGGTGCAGATGGACGATGGTACCACTCAGGTCTTCACCGGTTATCGGGTACAACACAATCTGAGTCGTGGCCCGGTAAAGGGCGGTATCCGCTACCATCCCAGTGTTGATATCGATGAAGTGCGAGCACTGGCAATGTGGATGACCTGGAAGTGTGCGCTGGTCAATATTCCCTACGGTGGTGCGAAGGGTGGGGTGATCGTCGATCCCAAGCAACTGTCAATCGGCGAACTGGAACGGCTGACCCGGCGTTTTGCCACTGAAATCAGCATTCTGCTCGGCCCAGAAAAAGATATTCCTGCGCCCGATGTTGGTACCAATGCCCAGGTGATGGCCTGGATTATGGACACGATTTCGATGCATCGCGGCTACACCGTACCTGCTGTCATCACCGGCAAGCCGGTCAATGTTGGCGGCTCGTTAGGCCGGGTAGAGGCAACCGGGCGCGGTGTGATGCTGATGGTTCGCGAAATGGCGCGTAAACTCGACTGGTCGCTCGAAGGATTGCGCATCGTTGTGCAGGGGTTTGGCAACGTCGGTAGCACAGCGGCGTATCTGCTGCATCAACTCGGCTGTAAGATTATTGGGGTTGCTGATGCCTCTGGCGGTTACTACTGTGCCCACGGGCTTGACATTCCAGCCATGCGGGCATACACCGACCGCCAGTCGTTCCATTTGCTTGAGGGGTACCAGGCGCCAGGGGTAGAACGTATCAGCGGGAGCGAATTGCTCGAATTGGAGTGTGATGTTCTGATCCCGGCAGCGCTCGAAAACCAGATTACCGGTAACAATGCCGAACGTATTCGCGCCAAACTCATTGTGGAAGGGGCAAACGGGCCGACAACCCCCGACGCCGATGCCATTCTCGGTGAGCGGGGGATCATCATCGTACCCGACATCCTGGCTAACGCCGGTGGAGTGATTGTCTCCTATTTCGAGTGGGTGCAGGGCCTGCAAGAGTTCTTCTGGGACGAACAAGACATCAACGAGAAACTGGAACGCATTATTGTCGGTGCATTTGATCAGGTGTACGCAATGGCTACCCAACGCCAGATTCCGCTCCGTCTCGCTGCATATCTCCTGGCGGTACAGCGAGTGGCCGATGCTAACACGACGCGCGGAGTCTATCCATAA
- the trxB gene encoding thioredoxin-disulfide reductase, whose amino-acid sequence MHHKVVIIGSGPAGLTAALYAARANLEPLVIRGLQPGGLIATTSEVENYPGFVDGIGGFELAEAMEKQAARFGAQFLDSLVTKVEVAQRPFTIHTDSGQTVTADAIIVSTGASPRKLGVPGEEELANRGVSYCATCDGFFFRGKKVVVVGGGNSALDEGLFLTRYVDELVIVHRRDTLRADPILQERAFSNPKVRFIWNSVVVSINGKDKVESVTLRNLQTGEVSELPTDGVFPYIGHVPNTDLFRGILELDEGGYIVTDGRTRTNIPGIFAAGDVTDHIYRQAVTAAGDGCRAAMEATWYLAEQEHARSKATVSVA is encoded by the coding sequence ATGCATCACAAAGTCGTTATTATTGGCTCTGGCCCGGCTGGCCTGACGGCGGCGCTCTATGCTGCGCGGGCGAATCTTGAACCGCTGGTCATTCGTGGCCTGCAACCGGGTGGTTTGATTGCCACGACCAGTGAAGTTGAGAATTACCCTGGTTTTGTTGATGGGATTGGTGGTTTCGAGCTGGCCGAGGCGATGGAGAAACAGGCGGCCCGTTTCGGTGCCCAATTCCTCGACTCGCTGGTGACGAAAGTAGAGGTTGCCCAGCGCCCCTTTACCATTCATACCGATAGCGGGCAGACGGTTACTGCCGATGCGATTATCGTCAGCACCGGCGCCTCGCCACGGAAGCTCGGTGTACCGGGTGAAGAAGAGCTGGCCAATCGCGGCGTCAGCTATTGTGCCACCTGCGATGGCTTTTTCTTCCGGGGCAAGAAGGTCGTCGTTGTTGGTGGCGGAAACAGTGCGCTTGATGAGGGTTTGTTCCTGACCCGGTATGTCGATGAATTAGTGATTGTTCATCGCCGCGACACGCTGCGCGCCGATCCAATTTTACAGGAACGGGCATTTAGTAATCCAAAAGTGCGTTTTATCTGGAATTCAGTGGTAGTTTCGATTAATGGCAAAGATAAAGTTGAGTCGGTGACATTGCGCAATCTACAAACCGGTGAGGTGAGTGAATTACCGACCGATGGGGTATTTCCGTATATCGGCCACGTGCCTAATACGGACTTGTTCCGCGGCATCCTTGAGCTTGACGAGGGTGGGTATATCGTGACCGATGGTCGTACCCGTACCAACATTCCCGGCATCTTTGCTGCGGGTGATGTGACCGATCACATCTATCGACAGGCCGTTACGGCTGCCGGCGATGGCTGCCGGGCTGCGATGGAGGCGACCTGGTATCTGGCCGAGCAAGAGCATGCCCGCTCGAAAGCAACGGTGTCGGTCGCCTGA
- a CDS encoding response regulator, whose translation MQIVLVEDNPLMQQLFAIFLRGHGFEVTVAATGAAALAAPVSLPALFMIDLRLPDCDGFELLQQLRAHPTLRQCPAIALSGLGEGDRRAAMAAGFDRFLTKPTDLDELLQTITELIGDNPSR comes from the coding sequence ATGCAGATCGTGCTCGTCGAAGATAATCCGCTGATGCAGCAGTTATTCGCTATCTTTCTGCGTGGGCACGGCTTCGAGGTAACGGTTGCCGCTACCGGTGCTGCCGCACTGGCGGCTCCGGTCTCGCTGCCGGCCCTTTTTATGATAGACCTGCGTCTGCCGGATTGTGACGGGTTTGAGCTGCTGCAACAGTTGCGTGCGCATCCAACACTGAGGCAATGCCCGGCTATTGCCCTGAGTGGTCTCGGCGAGGGTGATCGACGTGCGGCCATGGCGGCAGGTTTTGATCGCTTCCTGACCAAACCAACCGACTTAGATGAGTTATTGCAAACGATCACCGAATTAATCGGAGATAATCCATCCCGCTGA